The DNA segment ACTAAAATGGTGTCAGAGTAAAATAATTCTTGGATTTCAAACAGATGATACACTCGCTACAGCTTAGTTTATTCTTCTTCGTGATAAAGTGTTTGACATTCTCAACAGTCGCACAATGAAGGCTCCAGAGTTTAAAGAAAcacagatttttgaaattttaaatttccaaaaacaaaaaaagaaaacaactgtgttagtttaaaaaaactcataagaAACACTCTCACTTTGTAGAAAGTAACACTTTCAATGAGAAAAACAGCCCCTCCTGGCATTCTTGGTTATATcaaatctatttgtttttttatctcaaatttgGAGTCAATAGAGCTCTCGTACCTTGCACCATATAAACTTTGCCAGGATCATTTAGAAATCTGGTTCAATGTTGTGAGATTACGCAATGGATGGAGTTATAATCCTACCTGCAGACAATTCACAAATGCATATCGATCTCTTTTAATTCATTGAAGCAAATTGTTGGAAGTTATTCTGCTAACTGTACGGCTCTTGATGAAACTGGTGTATTAAATGTATCGTATAATGGGTTGACCTTGAATTATGTGATGCCAACGGTTGGAGAATTTTATCCAGAGGAAGAACAAACAGATGAGAACAACAATTCTGAACTGAAACACTTGAGAGTATGTCACTTTTCATTCAGATACTAAGTACGTACAGCATCTTTATTTTACATTGCTGGATTTTTGGCACGCACAATAAGTCAGTCAATTAAAAGTCTTACTTGTAAGTTAGCACTTATTCAATGAGAGGGCGATCCCTGCAAGGAAGAATCGTTAATTCTTTTCCAAGAGTTATATTGTCTTTTCTAAGATGAGTGATAAATAACTATGTTATCCTTCAGGAAGTATGTGCCAATTACTGTATCACTGGGAGAAAATATTTCGACGCTATCAACATCTTGCTTTTAACAAAAATGCTCTAGAAAAATGGTTGCAAAAGATTTTATTGGCTGAAACACTTTTCCCTTTTCTAAATCTTATAAAGTCACATATATCAGAAACTGCAATAGGAgcagataattattattagagtcTTACTCatcttgtctttaaaaaatatttaaatggacGCCTAAAGAGCTTCCTGAAAGAGTTTTAAAGCATTTCAAAACGTTCCAGGAACAATATTCAGcgtttaagaatatttttcaatgtataaaataatcagcACTGGATTATTATTTAGGTATTTTATAATCTTCGGATAtagtaaaattatctatttaaatttattttataataatttctaaatataaatatattctaaagtaGATTATCAAAATACGTGTCCTATTCTCTTGAAAATTATAGGctgaaattgtaaaatatatattaaaaaattggtacaatattaaaaagaattgctTTCAATTGAAACATTCACAAACAAATGTAtaagataaatttatcaatgcaataaaatttctaattagcAGTTTAGATTGTATTTTGTGCATAAATTACTAAGATCAAAACATTTTGACCTTTGCCTCTTACTCAGAAACTCCTATGTTATGTTCTAATTCAGCTCTTATAGTTTGcccttaattaatttattgatactaATTGAGCTACATCAACTTTACCTtcttgaactaaaaaaaaaaagtgaactaTGGGACGCTATAATGGGACCAAAAATAGAAGGACCTTACtgtctttcaaaaatgtatacctctattgtattgttttattatatatatgacactaaaatgtatcaaaaaatatgttattacatcgttataaaatcgcattttttaatttgtagatagaaattaactattataatggaaaggtaggatatttttctctaactatcctacttttctcgtccccaattgatcaaaaaaaaaagtacaaatagagccatttttaggaattttaagtacataattattactttgattatattcaaatatcagtgctTATCATTGTCACctagtagtattcaatgcagacgtgaagtcattttttattcagaaaaccattttatgaagtttcataaagattgattggaaatttgtccattttgcgtagtaaaaatatcaattttgaggcCCCGAAATGGCGACTCCTTCAATTAATATGtcatttatgacgtcagtgaaattCGTTACAACACTTCCATTTAAAAACTACCTAATAATACGCACCCCTCATAGAAAATATTTCCAACTCCCCTACCTCCCTAAGTCATTAACACAGACTCCGTCGGCCTAATATTGACAATTAGTGTGGCAATAATATTCTGACGCCATTGGAGAAGTATGAATATGCCACGCAACCCAGCATATGACGAAGTAACAGCTGAAACAGCTGATACACATTATTAACCAAATTACTACTACATACAGCAACTGTGTCTTCTTCTTGATCGGTCAGTGAGTTGTGGGGTCGTtacctttttatttactttattcctactttcttcttttttcgaaGGGATATCCATCAATTTTAGGTGAaggatatttataatgaatattcaatgaagggatttgattaattttaatttatttgtagaaaatgacATCTGAGATCCAAGATAAATTGATTCCAAAGGTGAAAGCtgaagaagaggaggaggaagaagaagaggaattGGTGGATCCTGCAGTGGAGATCAAGGAGAGATGCAAGACCCAGGCCTGCACTTCCTATGTCACACGGCTCGAAACCTGCAACGATAGAGTCAATTCTAAAAGCAAAACCTCAGAAACATGTTTGGAAGAGATCATGGACTTGGTTCATTGTATCGATCACTGCGCCTCTCCTCAAGTCATAAAACTCTGTAAATAAgtgtagaaaataatatttcaagagtTCAAttcgtagtttttttttagtgtgtgtttgattaaatctttttatttataaaaaataaagacatattaTGACATAATTGGCATGATCATcctttttgaacaataaatatgGTGCAGTCAACTAGAGTCATTGTTGAACCTTTGCacataatgataaatattaattaataaataaatataaaatcaaaaagtcGGTGCGGAGTTGATAAAAAGAGATCCTTCCTCCTTCTTTATCCATCGAAGGAGTTTATTGACGGCATTAATAGAAACTATCCGACTCGTAAGAGGATCAAAGGTTGCATAAATATCGAATGTAGGGGTTGcctgcagaaaaaaaaaatcatttcaatacCACAAAGTAGACTCACTCCACTTACCCAACACATAATGTTCTCCAAGGTGCCAgcataataaatcaattttgaaggTCGATTGGCTGAATGTAAACGAttgttcaatataaaatatagatccACCAATCGTCGCTTGTCCTCTTCTAAATTATAGGGTGGGCTATATGTAGTTGAAGTGAATTGTCCAGAGACTTTGGACTTGTAGAGGAAATGCCGTATTTCTGGAACACCGATGCTTTTAGCATCAAAATGACATGTTTTAAGGCTTTCCATCATGGCAGGGATAGCATTGTTCTTTTCAAGAATCtacattgaattaatttgataacggatattaataatatgattatgaCTAGAGTTAGTGTCAGTGGCGTAATGGAGCAAAATAAAGGGATTCAagactattaaaaattaaatcgatCATTCTGAGGGGCCTTGGATTTTCAGTTACACAAttgataacaaataaaaatgatactcACTCCAACGATCTTTTTCTTTGCCTCTGAGAGCTCGAAGAATATATCCTTTTGAACGGTCAGCATTAAAAGACAAACAGGAACGtcttcttttaaatatgagACGTGAGCATGCAGAAATCCGTTAGAGTTAAACTTTGGGAGACAAATGGGAGTCCAACTCTCAGAGTTCTTAAGGGATTCAGATGAATTAACAAAGTTGAATAGAATATGAAGATCAGCTGAATGGATATAGTATTGCTTCATCCTAAATTAAAgccataattatatttcttctttttttaaatacatgaatAGAGGGAATTCATTACCTAATGAGTGTCACAAGATGATTTTCTGCCATTAGAACTACAAAAACAACGTTTTTAGTCTTAGATAAGGTCATATGTATGGCATTCGAAATTGAGTCTCTCACAGAGGAGGGTAAATGTAGGACTCTAACAGAATTTAACATAAAGGAGGGATCTGTTTGAAACGCACTGATCAAATGAGTCAAAAGTCTTTCAGCACCCCCCAACATGATTCGAAGATCataacttttcttcttttcaaatattttgttaagttGCTTCAGTGTAAGAACTGAGAGGATTTGATTGTAGATATATGTGAGTTGTGTTATCATTTGTGAATGACTTTCTGCCCTTCTCGTCGTTCCTAAGAGGATGAGAGGGGGCTTGATGAGAAATGAGATTTGAGCATCATCGAAACTGATGCATTTAATGGAGTCATCCAAGTCTTGTACAAAAGAAACAAGGGCTTGCATCACAGCAGTCAACGATGCCAATTCATTTTCATCGCCATGGCGGGAGTAGATGGGTTTCCCTGCTTCacttagaacaaaaaaatgtttttcttgacATCTCCACTCTGAAAAAGAGGAATGAAtcatataaatcatttataagcTAAATTACAACAATGATGGATACTGAAGAAGAAGTATATAAAAACCTTTGTCCGTGATTGATTCTTTCTCCAGATTTGGACTTAAATCATCCCTTGCATCAAGAaactcctcttcttcttcttcctcttcttcttcgtCTTCTTCCACTTCGACATCATTCTTTTTACTCATGGATAAAGAAGTATTTCGATCCTCCTCCTCAGTGATGTTAATGTTATCATCAGTTGCAATAATACAATTTCCCAGATCCATCTTACTCAAATCCGAGGTAAGTGCAGAGTCTTCTGCCGAAGGGGCCTCCAAGGAAAAACTCACCGAAGATGGAAGGGAAGCCATTGGATAGATATTCTCTAATTTACAcccttataataaaaacatacctacatgtacataataaattattatttgacatttCCCCCCTTGGTGAAAAATAAACGAAGTTGAGtgaataaatggaaataaaaaaataatttggccggagagtaaaaaaaaaggagtacggaacatgattaaatattttatataaagcttTAGTTATAAcctattttactttattttatcatctAATATATTATCAcattctaataattaataaatgtataggAAATGAGTTATAATACTATACtatagtattagaactcattggTATAGCTACGCTTTCAATGAACTATAACATTAATAGAGTAGACTTAGTTAATTTCTACTCATTATTTCCCTATACAGAAGTCTGCaaatataacatcaaaaatCAATTCTGGATCAATTTTTCCAACAATACTCTCAATTTCTCGCATAGCCAATCGACAATAATGAGCAACAACGTCCGTGTTGTTCTCTAAATCTCCAGTTTGCGCCTTTTCTAAGAATTCAACGGCTTTTTTACAATGTGTCTGATAGCGCATTCGTGTAAGCGAGGGCGAAGTGGAACTTCCACTAGACTGACACAACTCCTGCACTAAAAGAATTTGAGTCCTTTATAATAAACAGTTTGATGAGTAAATTAATGTTACCTTTAATAGTCAAGGATTCCAATAAAGGATTTATTCCTTTTGAATGTAGAACTGAAATAGGAAAAGTACCTTTGGGTACTGAGTAGACAGTAGGTGCCAAATCTATCTTATTATAAACATCTATCACATTATCATGGGTGAACTCCTCATTTTCTGAATCATTTATGtccattaaattaataataatatcagcaGTATTGGCCTCGTTCTTGGCTCTTTCTATACCTTGATTTTCGATTGGATCATGCGAATCAGATCTTAATCCTGCTGTATCCGTAATAATGACTGGATATCCACCCAGATCAATTTGAAACTGTAACAAGTCGCGAGTAGTTCCTTGAGATCAAATTATGTCATAATTagctacaattataaaatacaaattttgaaccTGGAAGTGGAGAAGTAATTGCTGCTGGTCTCTGTAGTAGTAGATTAAGCAAGGAGCTCTTTCCAACATTAGGTTTTCCAACAATAACTACTCTAACGCCATTACGAATCCTTTCTCCAACTCTAAAATCATTGATGTGTAAAAGTATTTCGTGAATTAGTTTGGATATTCctgttttaatgatattttccaAATTGGGGTCTAAATGCTCCGATTCTGAAAAGTCTATGAGGGCCTCAATTTGGGAAAGAACATTAATAATCTTCGTGGTCCAACTTTGATAGAGACTATATAGACCCCCTTCCATTTGtctaaatacaaatgaataaaaattacattactataacacaaaatattatttatgtcctaAAAAAGACCTGATTGCTTGTTTACGCTGTTCCTCAGTTTCTGCATGAATGAGATCTGCAAGCCCATCAACTTTAGTCAAATCAAGTTTCCCGTTCGTAAATGCTCGTTTTGTAAATTCTCCCGCCTCAGCATGTTTGTGATCATCGAATGAGCCAAAAAGTCTAATGAGTTCTCGTAAAACAGCAACACTTCCATGTACATGATACTCAACACAATCCTCTCCAGTAAAACTATTTGGGGAAGGAAACCAAAGAACTAGTCCTCGATCCAACAGATCTGATGAATAAGGATTTTGAATCGGTGTAAAAACAGCCTTCCTCGGGTTTCGTAATGATTTTGCTGCCATTGGAGAGAGCATCTTCAAGGAGAGGGATGCGTTTGGTCCAGAAACTCTAACAATAGATACTCCACATTTTCCAAATCCAGAAGACACCGCATATATTGTTGAAAGATATCGATTACTGCGGAGCCAAAAATTCAAACTCCTACTCAAGATAATGTTGTTTAACATTATTAagattctataaatataatttaaaatagattttttattatttaaaaaaaatactttttgttaatatattttgtgagtttaattattcaaaattattagatcataatttgttgtcaaaatacaaaaaactgatgaatgataatatattctcttcgcaaaatatattcaaaatttttactAATAGGAGGTAATAatctaaatacaatattaaaagtaaCTGCAATCAATATCACAAGCAGTAAGCTCatcatttaatacaaaaaatagataaacattaatattataaaatatacaagtcCATCATTAAGGAAATGCAATTTTAAACACGTCATCATAAATGTTCACAAAATGCACATTAATTCCATCCTTTACAACTTCGGGAAGATCTTCAAAGTCTTTTCGGTTATCTCCTGGAAGTAAAACAGAAGTGACTCCAGATCTCTTAGCTGCAATCACTTTTTCTTTGATTCCGCCGACTGGAAGAATTTTTCCTCTTAATGATATTTCGCCTGTCATAGCAAGATTTTCTGCAACGGGTTTGTTCATAGCTAAAGACAAAATTGCAGTCGTGATAGTACAGCCTGCACTAGGGCCATCTTTGGGTGTAGCTCCCTCAGGAACATGAAGGTGAACATGATTCTCTAAAAGGAATTTGTTCTCGGCGTCTAATatacttaaaatgttttttgcacAAGTATATGAGATCCTAATAGACTCTAAAACGAATCAAGAAATcatttgttgatatatattataaaataacttaaaagaaataaggtaataaaatattacctttcATGACATCTCCCAAATTCCCAGTAAACTCGATCCCTCCTTGTTTTCCATCTTCTTTTGAAGAAGTTTTTTGTTCGACGGTTTCGATATAGAGTGTAGAACCTCCATGAGAAGTCCATGCCAATCCCATACACACACCAGACGGAGTTACGTCATACATTTTATCATGGCTATACACTGGCTTGCCGACAAATTCCGCCAAATTATTTTCGTCGACATTGAGATGaccgttttcttttttattatccattacTTTTAAATAGGCAGCTTTACGATACACCTTTTCCAAGCACTTTCGAAGGTTACGTACTCCACTTTCTCTACAGTATGACTTGATTAGCTTATTCAAACCAGTGTCGGTAATGGAAATATCATTTTCCTAATAAAAGATAATgacaatattagaaaattaaactaaagGGAATGGAAGGAGAAGAGAGACTCTTTCCTTACACCACGCAAATGAAGACCCTAAATACCTGTAATCCTGATACCTCCAACATTTGCGGTATGAGATATTTGTTAGCTATAACAACTTTCTCTTCGGCCACATATCCCGACACATCAATCATTTCCATTCGATCTCTCAATGGTTCAGGGATAGTATCAATTGTGTTTGcggtacaaataaataaaacctttgATAAATCCACCGGGACATCCATATAATGATCTAAAAAGGTATTATTTTGCTCGGGATCTAACATTTCCAATAAAGCTGCCGTAGGATCTCCTTGCCAACCCTTACCCATTTTATCTATTTCATCAATTAATAGAACTGGATTTTCTGTTTTTGTCTTCTTTAAGGCTTGAACAGCCTTTCCAGGCATTGCTCCAACATATGTACGTCTATGAccctatatttaataataagaaaatgagtaaaatgagttgtaaaaaattaattaccttgAGCTCGGCAACATCAGACAAGCCTCCAActgaaaatctaaaaaattgtcgGCTTAAAGCTCGAGCAATTGACTTGGCAATACTCGTTTTCCCAACACCAGGAGGACCAAATAAACAAATGATCTTTCCTTGACATGAACCTTTGAGTTGAGATACGGCTATAAACTCTAATATTCTTTTCTTAACATCATCTAAACCGTAATGATCCATTTCAAGTATAGAACGTGCCTTTTCGATGTCAAGATTTTCTTCAGAGGAAATACCCCATGGAATAGTTGTGAGCCAGTCTAAATAATTTCTTGTGACATTAAACTCGGAtgaattattatctaaaaactttaattttgctAATTCTTCATCTATGACATCCTTAATAGCGGTCGGAATGGTCATGTCTGCCATTCTTGCCGTGTATTTCTCTTCAATGCT comes from the Lepeophtheirus salmonis chromosome 4, UVic_Lsal_1.4, whole genome shotgun sequence genome and includes:
- the LOC121115754 gene encoding tRNA modification GTPase GTPBP3, mitochondrial — protein: MLNNIILSRSLNFWLRSNRYLSTIYAVSSGFGKCGVSIVRVSGPNASLSLKMLSPMAAKSLRNPRKAVFTPIQNPYSSDLLDRGLVLWFPSPNSFTGEDCVEYHVHGSVAVLRELIRLFGSFDDHKHAEAGEFTKRAFTNGKLDLTKVDGLADLIHAETEEQRKQAIRQMEGGLYSLYQSWTTKIINVLSQIEALIDFSESEHLDPNLENIIKTGISKLIHEILLHINDFRVGERIRNGVRVVIVGKPNVGKSSLLNLLLQRPAAITSPLPGTTRDLLQFQIDLGGYPVIITDTAGLRSDSHDPIENQGIERAKNEANTADIIINLMDINDSENEEFTHDNVIDVYNKIDLAPTVYSVPKGTFPISVLHSKGINPLLESLTIKVQELCQSSGSSTSPSLTRMRYQTHCKKAVEFLEKAQTGDLENNTDVVAHYCRLAMREIESIVGKIDPELIFDVIFADFCIGK
- the Lon gene encoding lon protease homolog, mitochondrial codes for the protein MSSLTFIRRLSNPSFITRSLRPLSTTGNVEIREFLRHPQRQTLNFHRIKNLPFPPQTHRFYSSDESSNDSSSASDAVLSEPATPQVTDLPAPQTIPEFLPVVPIIPVSRSPVFPKFVKILEVTEPKLMDLLRRKVKLNQPYVGIFVKKEDDSMRETIRSMDEVYHVGTFGQIMELQDLGERLRMVLMAHRRIKIMGPHNEDPEVTDQILCVDTINMEAEPFETNDEVKALTQEVIKTIRDIIALNPLYRESLQQMLSIGQRVVDNPIYLSDLGAALTGGGGETYELQEVMEELNIPKRLSLTLGLLKKEYELSKLQQKIGKEVEEKVKSVQRKYMLQEQLKVIRKELGMEKDDAESIEEKYTARMADMTIPTAIKDVIDEELAKLKFLDNNSSEFNVTRNYLDWLTTIPWGISSEENLDIEKARSILEMDHYGLDDVKKRILEFIAVSQLKGSCQGKIICLFGPPGVGKTSIAKSIARALSRQFFRFSVGGLSDVAELKGHRRTYVGAMPGKAVQALKKTKTENPVLLIDEIDKMGKGWQGDPTAALLEMLDPEQNNTFLDHYMDVPVDLSKVLFICTANTIDTIPEPLRDRMEMIDVSGYVAEEKVVIANKYLIPQMLEVSGLQENDISITDTGLNKLIKSYCRESGVRNLRKCLEKVYRKAAYLKVMDNKKENGHLNVDENNLAEFVGKPVYSHDKMYDVTPSGVCMGLAWTSHGGSTLYIETVEQKTSSKEDGKQGGIEFTGNLGDVMKESIRISYTCAKNILSILDAENKFLLENHVHLHVPEGATPKDGPSAGCTITTAILSLAMNKPVAENLAMTGEISLRGKILPVGGIKEKVIAAKRSGVTSVLLPGDNRKDFEDLPEVVKDGINVHFVNIYDDVFKIAFP
- the Mon1 gene encoding vacuolar fusion protein MON1 homolog A, giving the protein MASLPSSVSFSLEAPSAEDSALTSDLSKMDLGNCIIATDDNINITEEEDRNTSLSMSKKNDVEVEEDEEEEEEEEEEFLDARDDLSPNLEKESITDKEWRCQEKHFFVLSEAGKPIYSRHGDENELASLTAVMQALVSFVQDLDDSIKCISFDDAQISFLIKPPLILLGTTRRAESHSQMITQLTYIYNQILSVLTLKQLNKIFEKKKSYDLRIMLGGAERLLTHLISAFQTDPSFMLNSVRVLHLPSSVRDSISNAIHMTLSKTKNVVFVVLMAENHLVTLIRMKQYYIHSADLHILFNFVNSSESLKNSESWTPICLPKFNSNGFLHAHVSYLKEDVPVCLLMLTVQKDIFFELSEAKKKIVGILEKNNAIPAMMESLKTCHFDAKSIGVPEIRHFLYKSKVSGQFTSTTYSPPYNLEEDKRRLVDLYFILNNRLHSANRPSKLIYYAGTLENIMCWATPTFDIYATFDPLTSRIVSINAVNKLLRWIKKEEGSLFINSAPTF